A stretch of the Leishmania infantum JPCM5 genome chromosome 30 genome encodes the following:
- the YCF45 gene encoding conserved hypothetical protein, producing the protein MLASPSLMSVNRALRTKVGINTSERLRAAERDEPATSSARPPPSAMDLSYITGKMPDTLAAYQTERAVWSATTFRSAWSKLHKAYASFLETDPARAAELRAKDWQGLALYNAYAETLHLMSLLPATLRTAITQHPSFDYTEVEELFVHLGQDVEVRGSGGWVIQLPPPTTADLQYLVKHIGRFGADGRGCVANTAHRASAWRGRFGEALGVTLRVGRYVPGAARALLPLAQRGSLLILSKAGMGKTTLLRDLAAALAQEPGTPRVTVVDTSNEIGGDGPIPLPYLGRCRRIQVARREDQGRVMMEVIQNHTPEYLIVDEIATEEEAEAAWSISQRGVHLIGTCHGEHLEGLLQNRALNLLVGGAAQAFLSNEERRLRNKTKKTVLERPYSSPFSFLVELHARNRGHLYVDVNKAVDLVLDEQPAQLNAAVGAAVELSALLPSRVEKLLRLQEERKRKLTYVAGTDTNDDEVDEEDDGTATFSSATRGTVYEDGYTLLTDDGKDPESNPSIASSTYAAANHASGRRPHWQAEKQRRHRKTDEELYRELKGFF; encoded by the coding sequence ATGCTTGCTTCGCCCTCCCTGATGTCGGTAAACCGAGCCCTTCGCACTAAGGTTGGTATCAACACGAGTGAGCGTCTGCGCGCCGCTGAGCGGGATGAGCCAGCCACCAGCTctgcacggccgccgccgtcggcgatgGACCTGTCGTACATTACGGGCAAGATGCCCGACACCCTCGCAGCTTACCAGACCGAGCGTGCAGTGTGGTCCGCAACGACGTTCCGGTCGGCGTGGAGCAAGCTGCACAAGGCCTACGCGTCCTTTCTCGAGACGGACccggcgcgcgccgcagaGCTGCGGGCAAAAGATTGGCAGGGCCTCGCGCTGTACAACGCGTACGCGGAGACGTTGCATCTTatgtctctcctccccgccaCCCTGCGCACAGCCATCACGCAGCACCCCTCCTTCGATTACACTGAGGTGGAGGAGTTGTTTGTACACTTGGGCCAGGACGTCGAGGtacgcggcagtggcgggtGGGTCATtcagctgccgcctccgacgACGGCAGACCTGCAATACCTCGTGAAGCACATCGGCCGCTTTGGCGCCGACGGCCGCGGTTGTGTGGCGAACACGGCACACCGCGCTTCGGCCTGGCGCGGCCGCTTCGGCGAGGCGCTCGGTGTGACACTGCGAGTGGGGCGCTATGTGCCAGGTGCAGCCCGCGCACTTTTGCCGCTCGCACAGCGCGGTAGTCTTCTCATTCTGTCCAAAGCGGGTATGGGCAAGACAACTCTCTTGCgcgacctcgccgccgcgctagCGCAGGAGCCGGGAACGCCGCGCGTCACGGTCGTCGACACCTCCAACGAgatcggcggcgacggccccATACCTCTGCCCTACCTCGGCCGATGCCGTCGCATCCAGGTTGCCCGACGCGAGGACCAGGGCCGTGTAATGATGGAAGTGATTCAGAATCACACGCCAGAGTATCTCATCGTGGACGAAATCGCgacggaggaagaggcggaggctgcCTGGTCTATATCGCAACGCGGCGTTCATCTGATCGGCACGTGCCACGGCGAGCACCTTGAGGGGCTTTTACAGAACCGTGCGTTGAACCTCCtcgtcggtggcgccgcgcaggcgtTTCTGAGCAACGAGGagcggcgtctgcgcaaCAAGACAAAGAAGacggtgctggagcggcCGTACAGCTCGCCATTTTCCTTTCTCGTCGAGCTGCATGCGCGAAACCGAGGCCACCTCTACGTGGACGTAAACAAGGCGGTGGATCTGGTGCTCGATGAGCAGCCCGCGCAGTTGAACGCCGCAGTTGGCGCCGCAGTCGAGCTCAGCGCACTCCTTCCGAGCCGAGTGGAGAAGCTCTTGCGGTTgcaagaggagagaaagcggaAGCTCACATATGTTGCAGGCACGGACACGAACGACGACGAGGTTGACGAGGAAGACGATGGCACGGCGACATTTTCAAGTGCGACCCGGGGCACGGTGTACGAGGACGGCTACACGCTGCTGACTGACGATGGTAAAGATCCAGAGAGCAACCCCAGCATTGCCTCCTCGACGTATGCGGCGGCGAACCATGCAAGTGGTCGCCGCCCACACTGGCAGGCCGaaaagcagcggcgacaccgcAAGACGGACGAGGAGCTTTACAGGGAGCTGAAAGGCTTCTTCTGA